A stretch of Pseudoprevotella muciniphila DNA encodes these proteins:
- a CDS encoding AAA family ATPase, with translation MSKFYQTHDFWMEHAKFSVRRSLMDNIDWSYRLIGIRGPRGVGRTSFLLQFAKDNFAPYMHQCLFISMNNFYFQGCGIVDFAGEFVRNGGQVLLIDQMFKLRGWKEQLIACYNKYPRLRIVFTTTSLTDSEEEDSELSQVCRFYHLHGFSFREYINQQTDNNFPSYSLEEIVNDHEQIVRSILHEVEPWDHFEKYLRHGHYPFYIENRNFTESLLKSMNSMIETDILLSKQIELKYLSRIKKLLYLLAISEESAPNVSKLAEEIGTSRATVMNYLRYLEEGRFINLIYRPGDVFPKKPAAVKLHNTNLMYALNVPNMDEQNIYETYLVNCLWRHHKVNKGRRPGFFLINDEYDICVCDKLKRIKTPGDTVFARYNLESGLGKDIPIWLFGFAH, from the coding sequence ATGAGCAAATTCTACCAGACGCACGATTTCTGGATGGAGCATGCCAAGTTTTCAGTCCGCCGTTCATTAATGGACAATATTGACTGGAGTTATCGCCTCATAGGCATCCGAGGACCTCGCGGTGTTGGCCGTACTTCTTTCCTCCTTCAATTTGCGAAGGATAATTTTGCGCCATACATGCATCAATGCCTGTTCATCAGCATGAACAACTTCTATTTTCAGGGTTGCGGCATAGTGGACTTTGCAGGCGAATTTGTTCGCAATGGCGGACAGGTGCTTCTCATAGACCAGATGTTCAAACTTCGCGGTTGGAAAGAGCAACTTATAGCGTGCTACAACAAGTACCCGCGTCTCCGCATTGTATTTACAACCACTTCCCTGACCGACAGTGAAGAAGAAGACAGTGAACTAAGCCAGGTATGCCGTTTCTACCACCTCCACGGCTTCTCGTTCCGCGAATACATCAATCAGCAGACCGACAACAATTTTCCTTCCTACAGCCTTGAGGAGATAGTAAACGACCACGAACAAATCGTTCGTTCCATTCTCCATGAGGTTGAACCTTGGGATCATTTCGAGAAATACCTCCGTCATGGTCACTATCCATTCTACATCGAGAACCGCAATTTCACGGAGAGTTTGCTCAAGTCGATGAATAGCATGATAGAAACGGACATTTTGCTCTCCAAGCAAATAGAACTGAAATATCTGTCGCGCATCAAGAAGTTGCTCTACTTGCTTGCCATCTCTGAAGAGAGTGCGCCGAATGTAAGCAAACTTGCAGAAGAAATCGGCACATCGAGGGCTACCGTGATGAACTACCTTAGATACCTTGAAGAAGGACGTTTCATTAACCTGATCTATCGCCCCGGCGACGTATTCCCGAAGAAACCCGCAGCAGTCAAGTTGCACAATACCAACCTGATGTATGCACTCAATGTGCCCAACATGGACGAGCAAAACATCTATGAAACTTACTTAGTGAATTGTCTGTGGCGTCACCACAAGGTTAACAAAGGCAGACGTCCCGGTTTCTTCCTGATAAACGATGAATACGACATTTGTGTTTGCGACAAACTGAAACGCATCAAGACTCCGGGCGACACGGTTTTTGCCCGTTACAACCTTGAGTCGGGTCTCGGCAAAGACATCCCCATCTGGCTTTTCGGATTTGCACATTAA
- a CDS encoding FecCD family ABC transporter permease, with amino-acid sequence MASTTSHTKSSSSRTTFHLSLQMCLFAVLAFCTIAFGSTNIPFSEIVGALTGGECSDTSHFIIIESRIPQLVTAALGGTALGLSGLVMQTIFSNPLADPSILGVNSGASLGAAIAILLLGGSFMAGEMLLSGFMLTALFALAGAVIVIVLLVVCSTFLHNNLMLLIAGVMISYLTSSVVSLLSFYSTDYGVQSYVFWGLGDFSAVTSDRLIPYSISILAGVCSIILLVKPLNALLLGEDYAKSLGIRLRSARTTLLLSVGWLSAIVTAFCGPISFIGLAVPHAARFLFSTSNHRTLIPATLLLGCNTALLCNVVSHLPGSNIALPVNSLTSLLGVPVVLYLLIRRKNI; translated from the coding sequence ATGGCCAGCACTACCTCACATACGAAGTCATCGTCATCGCGCACCACATTCCATTTGTCTCTGCAAATGTGCCTTTTCGCTGTGCTTGCGTTTTGCACTATAGCCTTTGGGAGCACAAACATACCATTTTCCGAAATCGTTGGTGCATTGACAGGTGGAGAGTGTAGCGACACGAGCCACTTCATCATTATTGAGTCTCGAATACCACAACTCGTTACAGCGGCGTTGGGTGGCACTGCTCTGGGCTTGAGCGGTCTCGTGATGCAGACCATATTCTCCAATCCGCTCGCCGACCCTTCCATACTTGGCGTTAATTCAGGTGCAAGTCTTGGCGCGGCTATCGCCATACTACTCCTCGGCGGCAGTTTCATGGCAGGCGAAATGTTATTGTCGGGCTTCATGCTTACGGCATTGTTTGCTCTTGCGGGTGCTGTGATTGTCATAGTTCTGCTCGTTGTTTGTTCCACATTCCTACACAACAACCTGATGCTTCTCATCGCAGGTGTGATGATCAGTTATCTTACGTCCTCTGTTGTATCATTGCTCAGTTTCTATTCCACTGATTATGGCGTTCAGTCGTATGTATTTTGGGGTCTTGGCGATTTCAGTGCCGTAACAAGCGACCGCCTTATTCCCTACTCCATCTCCATCCTTGCAGGTGTCTGCAGCATCATTCTTCTCGTCAAGCCTCTCAATGCGTTGCTTTTAGGCGAAGACTATGCCAAAAGTTTAGGTATTCGCTTGAGAAGCGCACGCACGACACTGCTTTTGAGTGTAGGATGGCTCTCAGCCATTGTAACAGCCTTTTGCGGGCCGATTTCATTCATCGGACTGGCTGTGCCGCATGCTGCACGTTTCTTATTTTCTACGTCCAACCATCGCACTCTTATCCCTGCCACATTGCTACTTGGCTGCAACACAGCCCTGCTCTGCAATGTCGTATCACATCTCCCGGGTTCCAATATCGCACTCCCCGTCAACTCACTGACATCTCTGCTTGGAGTTCCCGTGGTGCTTTATCTGCTTATCAGGCGGAAAAATATATAG
- a CDS encoding ABC transporter substrate-binding protein: MINKRIASILIFLSLALVTLTNSCKDVSNTAQDNKGDTLRLRHSELLQIVRHEGYTEVIVKDAWHKDKVLHRYNLIAYTDSIPKDMPTGTVVRTPLKRSITFSSVHASLLHELGKTGSVCGICDCNYILSDTLKNLISSGKMTDMGQSLQPNIERIIASNADALLVSPFENNTYGPIEKLNIPIIECADYMETSPLGRAEWVILFGMLYDCEALADSMFKEIETSYNSWKEKAARTTSRPTLIVDKKTGPVWYMPGGRSTMGRLYEDAGCRYVFADLRESGSVSLNFETVFSKASDADLWLMKYGSPKDLTYRSLLTDDKRYAEFKAFKTRHIYGCNTLNVAFFEETPFHPERVLKEVVAIAHPELGFDKYRYFKALKE; encoded by the coding sequence ATGATAAACAAACGGATTGCATCCATTCTCATATTCCTTTCGCTTGCTCTTGTTACGCTGACAAACAGTTGTAAAGACGTTTCAAATACAGCCCAAGACAACAAAGGCGACACTTTACGTTTGCGACATTCCGAATTATTGCAAATCGTCAGGCATGAGGGCTACACAGAAGTCATTGTGAAAGATGCGTGGCATAAAGATAAGGTTCTGCATCGTTACAATCTCATAGCATACACAGACAGTATTCCCAAAGACATGCCTACAGGCACTGTAGTACGAACACCTCTCAAACGCAGCATCACGTTTTCAAGTGTTCATGCCAGCCTGCTTCATGAACTCGGTAAAACAGGTAGCGTGTGCGGCATCTGCGATTGCAACTACATTCTTTCTGATACGCTTAAGAATTTAATAAGCAGCGGTAAGATGACTGATATGGGTCAGTCGCTGCAGCCCAACATTGAACGCATCATAGCATCGAATGCCGATGCACTGTTGGTATCACCTTTTGAGAATAACACCTACGGCCCGATTGAAAAGTTGAACATTCCTATCATAGAGTGTGCTGATTATATGGAAACCAGTCCTTTGGGCCGCGCTGAGTGGGTGATTCTCTTTGGAATGCTTTACGATTGTGAAGCGTTGGCAGACAGCATGTTCAAAGAGATAGAGACGTCATACAACTCATGGAAAGAAAAAGCAGCCCGAACTACTTCTCGCCCGACTTTGATTGTTGATAAAAAGACAGGCCCGGTCTGGTACATGCCAGGCGGCAGGAGTACGATGGGCCGTCTCTATGAAGATGCCGGATGCCGGTACGTCTTTGCCGATTTAAGGGAGAGCGGGTCTGTGAGCCTCAACTTCGAGACGGTCTTTTCTAAAGCCTCTGATGCAGATTTATGGCTGATGAAATATGGGTCCCCGAAAGACCTGACTTACCGCTCACTCTTGACTGACGACAAGCGCTATGCAGAGTTCAAGGCCTTCAAGACGAGGCACATATATGGCTGCAACACGCTAAACGTTGCATTTTTTGAAGAAACGCCGTTCCATCCTGAGCGGGTACTGAAAGAAGTGGTTGCGATTGCTCACCCGGAGTTAGGTTTTGACAAATACAGGTATTTCAAAGCACTAAAAGAATAA
- a CDS encoding MraY family glycosyltransferase gives MLNNSLYIIFAFCLAAGLGAMIMPKILFISQKKKLFDLPNSRKVHDTPIPRLGGLSFFPEIIITCGFIVGLRFLLGLSIDSAGPQEATMCKYLMLIVGMTILYLIGICDDLVGLSYKPKFLAQLIAASFLAASGTWLNTLNGLFGIYDIPAYVGMPITIFLVIYITNAINLIDGIDGLASGLCCIALGILTIINVYHQQYYFALLGASTFGVIVPFWVYNVFGNAKHGHKIFMGDTGSLTLGLVLGFLAINMSQNMTGRPNDVNHTMIIVFSTLIVPVFDVVRVVFRRVINKKNPFLPDKNHFHHKLLRTGMRARWVMITILLFSGFFIIINTLMTKNININIIVVIDIAVWVLFHCIVTHFGNKHKREKEAKEKAATMS, from the coding sequence ATGCTAAACAACAGTTTGTACATTATCTTCGCTTTCTGCCTGGCAGCAGGACTGGGCGCCATGATTATGCCGAAGATTTTGTTTATTTCCCAAAAGAAGAAACTCTTCGACCTACCAAATAGCCGTAAGGTCCACGACACGCCCATTCCTCGTCTCGGCGGCCTGTCGTTTTTTCCTGAAATCATTATTACTTGCGGTTTCATTGTAGGCCTACGTTTCCTTTTAGGCCTCTCCATCGACTCTGCAGGTCCACAAGAGGCTACAATGTGCAAGTACCTTATGCTCATTGTAGGCATGACCATTCTTTATTTGATAGGCATTTGCGACGACCTCGTTGGATTGAGTTATAAGCCCAAGTTTTTAGCACAACTGATTGCAGCATCATTTCTTGCCGCGAGCGGAACATGGCTAAACACACTAAACGGTTTGTTTGGTATCTACGACATTCCTGCTTACGTGGGCATGCCCATTACCATTTTCCTTGTGATATATATCACAAATGCGATTAACTTGATTGATGGTATTGACGGATTGGCGAGTGGTCTTTGCTGCATAGCCTTAGGAATTTTAACCATCATCAATGTTTATCACCAACAATACTATTTTGCTCTCTTAGGGGCGAGCACATTTGGCGTGATAGTACCTTTTTGGGTTTACAACGTTTTCGGTAATGCCAAACATGGTCACAAGATTTTCATGGGCGACACAGGCAGTCTGACCTTAGGCTTAGTCCTCGGTTTTTTGGCGATTAACATGAGTCAGAACATGACAGGGCGCCCTAATGACGTAAATCACACAATGATTATCGTTTTCAGCACACTCATTGTACCAGTATTTGATGTTGTACGCGTAGTTTTCCGCCGCGTGATCAACAAGAAGAATCCATTCCTTCCTGACAAGAATCATTTTCACCACAAATTGCTCCGTACGGGCATGCGTGCACGCTGGGTGATGATAACTATTTTGCTTTTCAGCGGTTTCTTCATCATTATCAACACTTTGATGACGAAAAACATCAACATCAATATCATTGTAGTCATCGATATTGCGGTTTGGGTGCTTTTCCATTGTATCGTAACACACTTCGGCAACAAGCACAAGCGCGAAAAAGAGGCGAAAGAGAAAGCAGCAACAATGTCATAA
- a CDS encoding Omp28 family outer membrane lipoprotein, translated as MKFKATLLLTLLLILFIYSCDDISEENRFSVIPLPIETSKKVLIEDFTGQLCHNCPYAAETIRDIQRLYGEDHIIAVAIHGGDLSIDETTNPLGLATPQGTAYQRYWGVNHWPCGMVDRKGILEHTSWSGMVTQRLQESPQATISIANILDTENNRLKIDVTTEAEQDFIGKLQIWLTEDSVCCPQIMPDGEIDGFYLHRHVFRASVNAPYGDDISMTAGSRQTVCYEYQLNDMWDTSQLYVVAFIYNDSDGVLQAEKAKCK; from the coding sequence ATGAAATTCAAGGCTACGTTATTACTCACTTTACTCCTTATATTATTTATCTATTCTTGCGACGATATTTCAGAAGAAAACCGTTTTTCTGTAATTCCTCTACCTATAGAAACGAGCAAGAAAGTATTGATAGAGGACTTTACCGGTCAACTGTGTCATAATTGCCCATACGCTGCAGAGACTATCCGCGACATCCAACGTCTTTATGGAGAAGACCATATCATAGCAGTGGCCATCCATGGTGGCGACCTGTCAATCGACGAGACCACAAATCCTCTCGGTTTAGCCACACCCCAAGGCACTGCTTATCAGAGATATTGGGGCGTCAATCATTGGCCTTGTGGCATGGTGGACCGTAAAGGCATTCTCGAACACACATCCTGGAGCGGAATGGTTACTCAACGTTTACAAGAGTCCCCTCAAGCAACAATTTCCATTGCCAACATACTTGATACAGAAAACAACAGATTGAAAATTGACGTAACGACTGAAGCAGAACAAGACTTTATCGGCAAACTGCAGATATGGCTTACAGAAGACAGCGTCTGCTGCCCACAGATTATGCCCGACGGAGAAATTGATGGTTTCTATTTGCACCGCCACGTTTTCCGCGCAAGTGTGAATGCACCTTACGGCGATGACATTTCCATGACTGCAGGCTCAAGACAAACAGTCTGTTACGAATATCAACTCAACGACATGTGGGATACATCACAACTTTACGTTGTTGCTTTTATCTACAACGACAGTGATGGTGTTTTGCAAGCAGAGAAAGCAAAGTGCAAATAG
- a CDS encoding DUF6029 family protein, with protein MFKRLLQILLIVFVSLPVNAQTDSIINGKKDESLLSGLKFSGSIQSDVLIPEKDRKIRTGEHSNWALSNTYADLRLANRHIEIGGRFQFTEHPLPGYEKEFKGWGVPYFYVKGHLKRAELTLCDFYEQFGSGLILRCYEERELGVDNALRGGRLILRPIEGLQVKLIGGKQRRYWHHNKSFVYGGDIEMELSHWIKPLRNRNTILTIGLSGVSKHESDEDILSIRPTGEKDAYDADIIGAYKLHLPKNTGGFDIRADLQTSRWHFLAEYAQKSHDPSFDNGYTYRHGKTLLLSASYSRKGLSALLQAKRSEDMNFRSRRSQTGNSSFINNLPAFTMEHTYFLASSYPYATQNVPGEWAFQGSLSYNFIRHTLLGGKYGTLIRINASHTCGIKTNPLCDMNGEPITDLKGTKGYNTSFWKWGTHSYYHDINIQFEKKISKNFKLNGMFMNQLYNTSVIEGEGETVHANIFVLEGNFSISRKVKLRCETQYLRTKQDEGDRLYGLIELSLPPHFMFTLSDEWCKRVSEAKNPDLTHAVHYYMASIAYTHASHSLIVGYGRTADGYNCTGGVCRWQPAQKGLQLSYTFTF; from the coding sequence ATGTTCAAGCGCTTACTACAAATATTACTGATTGTTTTTGTATCACTGCCTGTTAATGCTCAAACCGACAGTATCATAAACGGAAAGAAGGATGAGAGTTTGTTGAGTGGTCTGAAATTTTCCGGTAGCATACAGAGCGATGTCTTGATTCCGGAAAAGGACCGAAAAATCAGGACTGGGGAACATAGCAACTGGGCACTCTCCAACACATACGCAGACCTTCGCCTAGCAAACAGGCACATAGAAATTGGCGGTCGTTTTCAATTTACGGAACATCCTCTGCCGGGATACGAAAAAGAGTTCAAGGGTTGGGGCGTGCCTTATTTCTACGTTAAAGGACACCTTAAACGGGCAGAACTGACTTTGTGCGACTTTTATGAACAATTCGGATCGGGTCTCATTCTCCGTTGTTATGAAGAACGTGAACTTGGTGTGGATAATGCCCTGCGTGGCGGGCGGCTCATTCTCCGCCCTATTGAGGGATTACAAGTGAAACTCATTGGCGGTAAACAGCGTCGTTACTGGCACCACAACAAATCCTTTGTTTATGGAGGGGACATTGAAATGGAACTATCGCATTGGATTAAACCACTGCGCAACAGGAACACGATTTTGACCATAGGCCTTTCGGGTGTAAGCAAGCACGAGAGCGATGAAGACATCCTATCTATACGGCCTACGGGCGAAAAGGATGCCTATGATGCCGATATTATCGGTGCATACAAACTCCATTTACCTAAGAACACTGGTGGTTTTGATATTCGTGCTGACTTACAAACATCACGTTGGCATTTTCTGGCAGAATATGCCCAAAAGAGCCATGACCCCTCATTCGACAACGGCTACACTTACCGACACGGAAAGACACTACTCTTGTCGGCATCATATTCGCGCAAAGGCTTAAGTGCTTTGCTACAGGCAAAGCGTAGCGAGGACATGAATTTTCGGAGCAGACGTTCTCAAACCGGTAATTCATCCTTCATCAACAACCTGCCCGCATTCACGATGGAACACACTTACTTCCTTGCATCTTCATATCCTTATGCCACACAAAACGTTCCTGGAGAATGGGCATTTCAAGGCTCTTTGAGTTATAATTTCATTCGTCACACCTTACTTGGCGGCAAATATGGCACACTTATAAGAATTAATGCCTCCCATACTTGCGGCATCAAGACAAATCCACTCTGCGACATGAACGGTGAGCCAATAACCGACCTTAAAGGCACGAAGGGGTATAACACCTCTTTCTGGAAATGGGGCACACATTCCTACTATCACGACATCAACATTCAATTTGAAAAAAAGATATCCAAGAATTTTAAATTGAACGGTATGTTTATGAATCAGTTGTATAACACTTCTGTCATTGAGGGAGAAGGCGAAACCGTTCATGCGAACATCTTTGTTCTTGAAGGCAATTTCAGCATCAGCCGAAAGGTAAAACTAAGATGTGAGACACAATATTTACGAACCAAGCAAGACGAAGGAGACAGGTTATATGGTCTCATTGAATTAAGTCTCCCACCCCATTTCATGTTTACTCTGAGCGACGAGTGGTGCAAGAGGGTTAGTGAGGCAAAAAATCCTGATTTAACACACGCCGTCCACTACTACATGGCTTCGATAGCCTATACACACGCATCCCACTCGCTCATAGTGGGATATGGGCGCACTGCGGATGGTTACAACTGTACGGGAGGTGTTTGTCGCTGGCAACCTGCGCAGAAAGGATTACAACTCTCTTATACTTTCACTTTCTAA
- a CDS encoding peroxiredoxin family protein, protein MKKYFSFVSLLMFCVSAYGQLPRVSLRDIYGNIVFTDTISNNGKPIIISFFATWCKPCIRELNAISENYADWHKESGVRVIAVSIDDAQNTQKVRPLADGYSWTFDVLLDPNSEFCRAMNVHTIPHVFVIDGKGRIIYSRNGYSEGCEEILYDKVLENAYPASEKYVSKKKQ, encoded by the coding sequence ATGAAGAAATACTTCTCCTTTGTTTCCTTACTGATGTTTTGTGTTTCCGCATACGGACAATTACCACGCGTATCGCTCAGAGACATTTACGGCAACATCGTTTTTACTGATACCATATCGAATAATGGAAAGCCTATTATCATCAGTTTCTTTGCAACTTGGTGTAAGCCATGCATACGGGAACTCAATGCGATCAGCGAGAATTATGCCGACTGGCACAAAGAAAGCGGTGTGCGCGTCATCGCAGTATCTATAGACGATGCTCAGAATACTCAGAAAGTAAGACCTCTTGCAGATGGCTATAGTTGGACTTTCGATGTGCTTCTTGACCCTAACAGTGAATTTTGCCGTGCGATGAACGTTCACACCATCCCTCATGTTTTCGTTATTGACGGGAAAGGCAGGATTATCTATAGTCGAAACGGATACAGTGAGGGCTGCGAAGAAATTCTATACGACAAAGTTCTTGAAAATGCATACCCTGCTTCTGAAAAATACGTTTCTAAGAAAAAGCAATAA
- the glyA gene encoding serine hydroxymethyltransferase yields MDKEIFDLIEAEHQRQLRGMELIASENFVSDDVMRAMGSWLTNKYAEGYPGHRYYGGCGVVDLTETIAIERIKKLFGAEYANVQPHSGAQANAAVFLACLNPGDTFMGLNLDHGGHLSHGSAVNTSGILYHPIGYNLDKETDRVNYDEMEKLALEHKPKLIIGGGSAYSREWDYARMRAIADKVGAIFMVDMAHPAGLIAAGLLDNPVKYAHIVTSTTHKTLRGPRGGIILMGKDFENPWGKKTKKGEIRMMSSLLNSAVFPGIQGGPLEHVIAAKAVAFGEALQPEFKAYATRVKQNAARLAEEMVKRGFGIVSGGTDNHSMLVDLRSKYPDLTGKVAENALVAADITVNKNMVPYDTRSAFQTSGIRLGTPAITTRGADTDMMVVIAELIERVLNSPEDENVIAGVRTEVNEMMSAYPLFKM; encoded by the coding sequence ATGGATAAAGAAATATTTGATCTAATTGAAGCCGAGCATCAGCGCCAGCTTCGCGGTATGGAACTCATTGCTTCTGAGAATTTCGTGAGCGATGATGTTATGCGTGCCATGGGTTCATGGTTGACCAACAAATATGCTGAAGGTTACCCTGGCCATCGTTATTACGGAGGTTGCGGTGTCGTTGACCTGACTGAGACCATCGCCATTGAGCGCATCAAGAAACTTTTCGGTGCAGAATATGCAAATGTACAGCCGCACTCCGGTGCACAGGCAAATGCAGCCGTATTCCTCGCATGCCTTAATCCTGGCGACACATTCATGGGACTTAATCTCGACCATGGTGGCCACTTGAGCCATGGTTCTGCAGTTAACACATCCGGTATCCTTTACCATCCCATAGGCTATAACCTCGACAAGGAGACAGATCGCGTGAACTACGATGAAATGGAGAAACTTGCATTGGAACACAAGCCTAAACTCATCATCGGCGGAGGATCAGCATATAGCCGCGAATGGGACTATGCGCGTATGCGTGCAATTGCAGATAAGGTTGGCGCCATCTTCATGGTTGACATGGCACATCCAGCCGGTCTCATTGCAGCAGGACTTCTCGATAACCCTGTAAAATATGCACATATCGTTACCTCTACCACTCACAAGACACTTCGTGGTCCGCGTGGCGGCATCATCCTCATGGGTAAAGACTTTGAAAATCCTTGGGGAAAGAAGACAAAGAAAGGCGAAATTCGCATGATGAGTTCGCTGTTAAACAGTGCAGTGTTCCCTGGTATCCAAGGTGGTCCTTTAGAGCATGTAATAGCCGCAAAAGCAGTTGCCTTTGGTGAAGCCTTACAACCTGAATTCAAGGCATACGCCACCCGTGTGAAACAGAATGCTGCAAGACTTGCAGAAGAAATGGTAAAACGAGGTTTCGGCATAGTGAGCGGTGGTACAGACAATCATAGCATGCTTGTTGATTTGCGTTCAAAGTACCCGGATCTGACAGGTAAAGTGGCAGAAAACGCACTTGTGGCAGCAGATATCACCGTAAATAAGAACATGGTACCCTACGACACCCGATCAGCATTCCAAACAAGTGGAATACGTCTTGGCACACCTGCCATCACCACTCGCGGTGCTGACACAGACATGATGGTTGTCATTGCAGAACTCATCGAGAGAGTGCTCAACTCACCTGAAGACGAGAACGTCATTGCAGGCGTACGTACAGAAGTTAACGAAATGATGTCTGCATACCCTCTCTTCAAGATGTAA
- a CDS encoding flavin reductase family protein, producing MKLNWKPGTMIYPLPAVLVSCGSKPEEYNLLTISWCGTLCTDPAMCYISVRPERHSYDIIKRDMAFVINLTTEEMAFATDWCGVRSGKDYHKFEEMGLTPGKATMLPCPIVEESPLSIECRVREIISLGTHDMFIAEVLNVLADEKYMDKESGKWHLEKSNPLVYLHGGYYKLGDFIGKFGWSVKKEV from the coding sequence ATGAAACTTAACTGGAAACCAGGAACAATGATTTATCCACTGCCGGCGGTACTTGTTTCTTGCGGCAGCAAGCCTGAGGAATATAACCTGCTGACCATTTCCTGGTGCGGAACTTTGTGCACAGACCCTGCTATGTGCTACATTTCCGTACGCCCCGAGCGCCATTCATACGACATCATAAAACGCGATATGGCTTTCGTTATCAACCTGACGACAGAGGAGATGGCATTCGCAACGGATTGGTGCGGTGTGCGTTCCGGGAAAGACTATCACAAATTTGAAGAAATGGGCCTTACTCCGGGAAAAGCCACTATGTTACCCTGCCCCATCGTTGAAGAATCGCCACTGAGCATTGAATGCCGTGTGCGCGAAATCATATCACTTGGCACACACGACATGTTCATCGCAGAAGTTCTAAACGTACTTGCTGACGAAAAATACATGGACAAGGAGAGCGGAAAATGGCATCTTGAAAAGTCTAATCCTTTGGTATATCTTCATGGCGGATATTACAAATTGGGAGATTTTATAGGTAAGTTTGGCTGGAGCGTAAAGAAAGAAGTGTAA
- the pyrI gene encoding aspartate carbamoyltransferase regulatory subunit codes for MNKELLVAAIKNGTVIDHIPSSKLFEVINLLNLKSVSSSIMIGCNLQSKKMGSKSIIKVADKFFTDAELNQLSVVAPNVSLCIIKDYEVVEKKPVKLPKELRGIVKCANPKCITNNEPMDTIFHVSDNKHSVKCHYCEWELDLDEVKLV; via the coding sequence ATGAATAAAGAACTATTAGTCGCTGCCATCAAGAACGGCACAGTTATCGACCATATTCCCTCTTCTAAATTATTCGAAGTCATCAATTTGCTTAACCTGAAGTCGGTTTCCTCCTCCATTATGATAGGTTGCAACCTTCAGAGCAAAAAGATGGGCAGCAAGAGTATTATCAAAGTAGCCGACAAATTCTTTACCGACGCCGAACTCAATCAGTTGAGTGTCGTAGCGCCAAACGTGTCGCTCTGCATCATTAAGGACTATGAAGTAGTGGAAAAGAAGCCTGTGAAACTCCCCAAGGAATTACGCGGCATCGTAAAATGCGCCAATCCCAAGTGCATCACGAACAACGAACCCATGGACACTATTTTCCACGTAAGCGACAATAAGCATTCTGTCAAGTGCCACTATTGCGAGTGGGAACTGGATCTTGACGAAGTAAAACTGGTTTAG